Proteins from a genomic interval of Bradyrhizobium sp. CCBAU 53340:
- a CDS encoding alpha/beta fold hydrolase — MVHARVERRLAAILAADVAGYSRLMGDDEEGTLAGLKAHRRELVDHKLKSHRGRLIKTTGDGMLVEFSSAVEAVQCAVEVQRGMVGRNARVPPDRRIEFRVGINVGDIIEDEGDIFGDGVNVAARLEGMAMRGGICISRQVLDQIDGKLKLSFRELGRQNLKNITRPIEVYAIDLDKHGSPAARVLSAANLKQEIRYCRATDGVRLAYAKVGSGPGLLRSAHWLGHLEHDWEFPLYRDFLLGLASSFTLVRYDARGNGLSDWDVGELSLDAWVKDMECVADAAGLDRFPLLGFSQGCAVSIAFAVRHPERVSHLILYGGFAVGANKNPNLSAADRERFAAMKTLMKLGWGADEPTFRQLFTSSMLPTATKEQVDAFNELQRLSASAESAVRYLETVANFDVRPLLKDIKVPTLVMHVRDDRRVPISLGRDMAAEIPGARFVALPGQNHMLLSQDPGAPIFQEEVRNFIL; from the coding sequence GTGGTTCACGCACGCGTCGAGCGTAGGCTGGCGGCAATCCTGGCGGCGGACGTAGCCGGCTATTCACGGCTCATGGGTGATGACGAGGAAGGCACTCTTGCCGGATTGAAGGCGCATCGCCGGGAGCTGGTCGACCACAAACTCAAGTCGCATCGCGGACGGCTTATCAAGACGACCGGCGACGGAATGCTCGTGGAATTTTCGAGCGCCGTCGAAGCGGTGCAATGTGCGGTCGAAGTGCAGCGCGGGATGGTCGGCAGGAATGCAAGAGTCCCTCCTGACCGGCGCATCGAATTCCGTGTGGGGATCAATGTCGGGGACATCATCGAGGACGAAGGCGATATCTTCGGAGACGGCGTCAACGTAGCCGCACGTCTCGAAGGCATGGCGATGCGCGGCGGCATCTGCATTTCCCGTCAGGTCCTTGATCAGATCGACGGCAAGCTGAAGCTCTCGTTCCGCGAGCTGGGCCGGCAGAACCTCAAGAACATCACCCGACCGATCGAGGTCTACGCTATCGATCTGGACAAGCACGGCTCTCCGGCCGCGCGCGTGCTGTCGGCGGCCAATCTCAAGCAGGAAATCCGCTATTGCAGGGCCACGGACGGCGTACGGTTGGCCTATGCGAAGGTTGGAAGCGGACCAGGATTATTGAGATCGGCGCATTGGCTCGGACATCTCGAGCACGACTGGGAGTTTCCGCTCTACCGGGACTTCCTGCTCGGGCTTGCTTCGTCATTCACGCTGGTCCGGTACGATGCCCGTGGCAACGGCCTTTCGGATTGGGATGTCGGCGAGCTCTCGCTCGATGCATGGGTCAAGGACATGGAATGCGTGGCGGATGCGGCCGGCCTCGACCGGTTTCCGCTTCTGGGGTTCTCGCAGGGCTGCGCCGTGTCGATTGCCTTTGCGGTCCGCCATCCCGAGCGCGTGTCGCACTTGATCCTGTACGGCGGGTTTGCCGTCGGCGCCAACAAGAATCCAAATCTTTCGGCCGCCGATCGGGAGCGATTCGCAGCAATGAAAACACTGATGAAGCTGGGTTGGGGTGCGGATGAGCCGACCTTCCGCCAGCTCTTTACATCCTCGATGTTGCCGACCGCCACAAAAGAGCAGGTCGATGCCTTCAATGAACTCCAACGCCTCAGCGCCTCGGCGGAGTCTGCAGTACGTTACCTCGAAACGGTAGCCAATTTCGACGTGCGCCCCCTGCTCAAGGACATCAAGGTCCCTACGCTCGTGATGCATGTTCGAGACGACCGCAGGGTTCCAATCTCTTTGGGCCGGGATATGGCAGCGGAAATTCCGGGGGCCCGGTTCGTTGCCCTGCCCGGTCAAAATCACATGCTGCTATCGCAGGATCCGGGCGCACCAATTTTCCAGGAAGAAGTGCGTAATTTCATCCTCTAG
- a CDS encoding DoxX family protein, translating into MLFRSSWSTSRIDQFATANADLLILIGRILLAWVFVGSAYGALTNFAGSVGYFRSLNVPVPQLFTAIAVALEVVMSVGLILGLGTRYCAVLVCLFVLSATAIAHRYWEYPAGAQQIGQYNNFLKNVSIIGGALLVLVTGAGRFSLDRKLAR; encoded by the coding sequence ATGCTGTTCCGCTCGTCCTGGTCCACATCCCGGATCGACCAGTTCGCCACCGCCAATGCCGACCTGCTCATCCTGATCGGCCGGATCCTGCTGGCATGGGTCTTCGTTGGAAGCGCATACGGCGCATTGACCAACTTCGCCGGCTCGGTCGGCTATTTTCGCTCGCTGAACGTTCCCGTGCCTCAGCTGTTCACGGCAATCGCCGTCGCATTGGAAGTCGTGATGTCGGTCGGTTTGATACTCGGCCTTGGCACGCGCTACTGCGCCGTTCTGGTCTGCCTGTTCGTGCTGTCGGCGACTGCGATCGCGCATCGCTACTGGGAATATCCCGCCGGTGCACAACAGATTGGGCAGTACAACAATTTCCTGAAGAACGTCTCGATCATCGGAGGCGCGCTATTGGTCCTCGTCACCGGAGCAGGCCGTTTCTCCCTCGATCGCAAGCTGGCACGCTAG
- a CDS encoding cupin domain-containing protein, producing MEGPANLAEKLATFADRFSPRTIATYNNNDIMVAKLEGPFHWHKHDDTDDFFLVLKGTLDIELRDRTVTLSPGEVYVVPKGVEHRPVARGEVHILLIEPTGTPNSGDKAMAAPRILA from the coding sequence ATGGAAGGTCCCGCAAATCTCGCCGAGAAGCTCGCAACGTTCGCTGACCGTTTCTCGCCGCGCACGATTGCGACCTACAACAACAACGACATCATGGTGGCCAAGCTCGAGGGGCCATTTCACTGGCATAAGCACGACGACACCGACGACTTCTTTCTTGTGCTCAAGGGGACGCTCGACATCGAGCTGCGGGATCGCACGGTCACGCTGAGCCCCGGCGAGGTCTATGTCGTGCCCAAGGGAGTTGAGCACCGGCCCGTGGCGCGCGGCGAAGTGCACATTCTGCTGATCGAGCCTACGGGTACGCCGAACTCGGGTGACAAGGCGATGGCGGCGCCCCGCATCCTCGCCTGA
- the pal gene encoding peptidoglycan-associated lipoprotein Pal, whose translation MTNPMRILQGLKLAAVVAIALSMGACAKTNAGLDANASAATPGSQQDFVVNVGDRVFFESDQTDLTPQAIVTLEKQAQWLQTYPRYSFTIEGHADERGTREYNIALGARRAQSVRSFLASRGIDPNRMRTISYGKERPVAVCNDISCWSQNRRAVTVLNASS comes from the coding sequence ATGACTAATCCTATGCGTATCCTCCAGGGATTGAAGCTGGCTGCAGTGGTTGCCATCGCGCTGTCGATGGGGGCGTGTGCCAAGACCAATGCAGGTCTGGACGCCAATGCGAGTGCGGCGACCCCGGGCAGCCAGCAAGATTTCGTGGTGAACGTGGGCGACCGCGTGTTCTTCGAGAGCGACCAGACCGATCTGACCCCCCAGGCGATCGTGACCCTGGAGAAGCAGGCGCAGTGGCTGCAGACCTATCCGCGCTACTCCTTCACCATCGAAGGCCACGCCGACGAGCGCGGCACCCGCGAGTACAACATCGCGCTCGGCGCCCGCAGAGCCCAGTCGGTGCGCTCGTTCCTCGCCTCGCGCGGCATCGACCCGAACCGCATGCGCACGATCTCCTACGGCAAGGAGCGCCCCGTGGCGGTGTGTAACGATATCTCCTGCTGGTCGCAGAACCGTCGCGCTGTGACCGTGCTGAACGCGAGCTCCTGA
- the ybgF gene encoding tol-pal system protein YbgF: MSSRFKVFTGTVAIAALLALCTPVFAQTDDDPEMRIERLENQLRQLTGQNEELQYRNRQLEDRIRQLEGGAQGAAPGQAPAQPNVAAVPPAQVAPAYRQQPQAVQPGYEQPQVASPAPIVQEQPGPGAPGSRRRGDAFDPNQNPNAPGAPRALGGGQQPLDLSANGGRYPQAAAPPQQVYPQAQPGYPPAQQGYPAQGNGPALATLPPSATPRDEFDLGIGYMQRKDYALAEQTMKNFAAKYPNDPLLGDAQYWLGESYFQRQQYRDSAEAFLAVTTKYDKSAKAPDALLRLGQSLAALKEKEAACAAFGEVGRKYPRASAGVKAAVDREQKRVKC; this comes from the coding sequence ATGTCATCCAGATTTAAGGTCTTTACCGGCACCGTGGCCATCGCCGCGCTGCTCGCTTTGTGCACGCCTGTCTTCGCGCAGACCGATGATGATCCGGAGATGCGGATCGAGCGGCTGGAGAACCAGCTGCGCCAGCTCACCGGCCAGAACGAGGAGCTGCAATATCGCAACCGCCAGCTCGAGGACCGCATCCGCCAGCTCGAAGGCGGCGCGCAAGGGGCAGCGCCCGGCCAGGCGCCGGCCCAGCCCAATGTCGCGGCCGTGCCGCCGGCCCAGGTTGCGCCAGCCTATCGCCAGCAGCCGCAGGCCGTGCAGCCGGGCTACGAGCAGCCGCAGGTCGCTTCGCCGGCGCCGATCGTGCAGGAGCAGCCCGGCCCCGGTGCCCCCGGCAGCCGCCGCCGCGGCGATGCGTTCGATCCGAACCAGAATCCGAATGCGCCCGGCGCGCCGCGCGCCCTCGGCGGCGGCCAGCAGCCGCTCGATCTCAGCGCCAATGGCGGCCGCTATCCGCAGGCCGCAGCGCCGCCCCAGCAGGTCTATCCGCAGGCTCAGCCCGGCTATCCGCCAGCCCAGCAGGGCTATCCTGCGCAGGGCAATGGTCCGGCGCTCGCAACGCTGCCGCCCTCGGCGACGCCGCGCGACGAGTTCGACCTCGGCATCGGCTACATGCAGCGCAAGGACTACGCGCTAGCCGAGCAGACCATGAAGAATTTTGCGGCGAAATATCCCAACGACCCGCTGCTCGGCGATGCGCAATACTGGCTCGGCGAAAGCTATTTCCAGCGCCAGCAATATCGCGATTCCGCCGAAGCCTTCCTCGCGGTCACCACCAAATACGACAAATCGGCCAAGGCGCCGGATGCGCTGCTGCGGCTCGGCCAGTCGCTCGCCGCGCTGAAGGAGAAGGAGGCCGCCTGCGCCGCCTTCGGCGAGGTCGGCCGCAAATATCCGCGCGCCTCGGCTGGCGTCAAAGCCGCCGTCGACCGCGAGCAGAAGCGGGTGAAGTGCTGA
- the tilS gene encoding tRNA lysidine(34) synthetase TilS: MSDDDNAPISARAAKQLFAELRHAPALVLAVSGGPDSVALMWLAARWRRSLARGPQLTVVTVDHGLRKEAAREAREVKRLATELGLTHRTLRWRGAKPTRGLPAAAREARYRLLAQAARSVGASHVLTAHTRDDQAETVLMRLFRGSGIAGLSAMARLSRRDGLVLARPLLDVPKSQLIATLKRARIGFAEDPTNRDAAYTRPRLRALLPQLASEGGDARTLVRLSARLARANAAIEILSDGAERFLRLRDRGQQPQPGVRSFEASAFASLPEEVRLRLLLRAIDALGHEGPAELGKAETLLATLDQAMNQTLTASPRAAANGRAILKQTLAGALISLAGGRIHIAPAPVRRSQGSRKGG, from the coding sequence ATGTCAGACGACGACAATGCTCCGATTTCCGCGCGTGCGGCAAAGCAGCTCTTTGCCGAGCTGAGACACGCGCCCGCGCTGGTGCTCGCGGTCTCCGGCGGGCCGGACTCGGTCGCGCTGATGTGGCTCGCAGCGCGCTGGCGCCGCAGCCTTGCCCGCGGCCCGCAGCTCACCGTCGTCACCGTCGATCATGGCCTGCGCAAGGAGGCCGCGCGCGAGGCGCGCGAGGTCAAGCGGCTCGCGACCGAGCTTGGCTTGACGCACCGGACGCTGCGCTGGCGCGGCGCAAAGCCGACAAGAGGTTTGCCCGCCGCGGCGCGCGAGGCCCGCTATCGCCTGCTGGCGCAAGCCGCGCGCTCCGTCGGCGCAAGCCATGTGCTGACGGCGCACACGCGCGACGACCAGGCCGAGACGGTGCTGATGCGGCTGTTCCGCGGCAGCGGCATCGCCGGGCTGTCGGCGATGGCGCGGCTGTCGCGGCGCGATGGCCTCGTGCTGGCGCGTCCGCTGCTCGATGTCCCGAAATCGCAGCTCATCGCGACGCTGAAGCGGGCCAGGATCGGCTTTGCCGAGGATCCCACCAACCGCGACGCGGCCTACACGCGGCCGCGGCTTCGCGCGCTGTTGCCGCAGCTCGCGAGCGAAGGCGGCGATGCCCGCACGCTGGTGCGGCTCTCGGCGCGGCTCGCCCGGGCGAACGCGGCGATCGAGATCCTGAGCGACGGCGCCGAGCGCTTCCTGCGTTTGCGCGATCGCGGCCAACAGCCGCAACCCGGCGTTCGCAGCTTCGAGGCTAGCGCCTTCGCCAGCCTGCCCGAAGAAGTCCGGCTGCGGCTCCTGCTGCGAGCCATCGACGCGCTAGGCCACGAAGGGCCGGCGGAACTCGGCAAGGCCGAGACCCTGCTGGCCACGCTCGATCAAGCTATGAATCAGACCCTCACCGCGAGCCCCCGCGCAGCCGCAAATGGCCGCGCCATCCTGAAGCAGACCCTTGCGGGAGCCTTGATCAGCCTTGCCGGGGGGCGTATCCACATCGCGCCTGCGCCAGTCCGGCGCTCCCAAGGGAGCCGGAAGGGCGGATGA
- the ftsH gene encoding ATP-dependent zinc metalloprotease FtsH, whose protein sequence is MNANLRNFALWVIIVLLLLALFTLFQNPGQRASSQDIAFSQLLSEVDRGNVRDVVIQGPDIHGTFTNGSSFQTYAPNDPTLVKRLYDSKVQITAKPPGDNVPWFVSLLVSWLPFIALIGVWIFLSRQMQGGAGKAMGFGKSRAKMLTEAHGRVTFEDVAGVDEAKQDLQEIVEFLRDPGKFQRLGGRIPRGVLLVGPPGTGKTLIARAVAGEANVPFFTISGSDFVEMFVGVGASRVRDMFEQAKKNAPCIIFIDEIDAVGRHRGAGLGGGNDEREQTLNQLLVEMDGFEANEGVILIAATNRPDVLDPALLRPGRFDRQVVVPNPDVVGREQILKVHVRKVPLAPDINLKTIARGTPGFSGADLMNLVNEAALTAARRNKRMVTQAEFEEAKDKVMMGAERKSLVMTEEEKLLTAYHEGGHAIVGLNVPATDPIHKATIIPRGRALGMVMQLPERDKLSMSLEQMTSRLAIMMGGRVAEELIFGREKVTSGAASDIEQATRLARMMVTRWGLSEELGTVSYGENQDEVFLGMSVSRTQNASEATVQKIDSEIKRLVEEGYKEATRILTEKHADLEALAKGLLEFETLTGDEIVDLLKGKKPNRESVLEPATPRASAVPPAGKSPRPRPDADPGLEPQPQA, encoded by the coding sequence ATGAACGCCAATCTGCGCAATTTCGCCCTCTGGGTCATCATTGTTTTGCTGCTGTTGGCGTTGTTCACGCTCTTCCAGAATCCGGGCCAGCGGGCCTCCTCGCAGGACATCGCCTTCTCCCAGCTGCTGAGCGAAGTTGACCGCGGCAATGTGCGCGACGTCGTGATCCAGGGGCCCGATATCCACGGCACCTTCACCAACGGCTCGAGCTTCCAGACCTACGCGCCGAACGACCCGACGCTGGTGAAGCGCCTCTATGACAGCAAGGTGCAGATCACCGCGAAGCCGCCCGGCGACAACGTGCCGTGGTTCGTCTCGCTGCTGGTCTCCTGGCTGCCCTTCATCGCGCTGATCGGCGTCTGGATCTTCCTGTCCAGGCAGATGCAGGGCGGCGCCGGCAAGGCGATGGGCTTTGGCAAGTCGCGTGCGAAGATGCTCACCGAGGCGCATGGCCGCGTCACCTTCGAGGACGTCGCCGGTGTCGACGAGGCCAAGCAGGACCTGCAGGAGATCGTCGAATTCTTGCGCGACCCCGGCAAATTCCAGCGCCTCGGCGGCCGCATTCCGCGCGGCGTGCTGCTGGTCGGCCCTCCCGGCACCGGTAAGACCCTGATCGCGCGCGCGGTCGCGGGCGAAGCCAACGTGCCGTTCTTCACCATTTCGGGTTCGGACTTCGTCGAAATGTTCGTCGGCGTCGGCGCCTCCCGTGTCCGCGACATGTTCGAGCAGGCCAAGAAGAACGCGCCCTGCATCATCTTCATCGACGAAATCGACGCGGTCGGTCGTCATCGCGGCGCCGGTCTCGGCGGCGGCAATGACGAGCGCGAGCAGACGCTGAACCAGTTGCTGGTCGAGATGGACGGCTTCGAGGCGAACGAGGGTGTGATCCTGATCGCCGCGACCAACCGTCCCGACGTGCTCGATCCCGCCCTGCTGCGTCCCGGCCGCTTCGACCGTCAGGTCGTGGTGCCAAATCCGGACGTCGTCGGCCGCGAGCAGATCCTCAAGGTGCATGTCCGCAAGGTTCCGCTGGCTCCCGATATCAACCTCAAGACCATCGCGCGCGGCACCCCGGGCTTCTCCGGCGCCGACCTGATGAACCTCGTCAACGAAGCCGCGCTCACCGCTGCCCGCCGCAACAAGCGCATGGTGACGCAGGCCGAGTTCGAGGAAGCCAAGGACAAGGTGATGATGGGCGCCGAGCGCAAGTCGCTCGTCATGACCGAGGAAGAGAAGCTGCTGACGGCCTATCACGAGGGCGGCCACGCCATCGTCGGCCTCAACGTGCCCGCGACCGATCCGATCCACAAGGCAACCATCATTCCGCGCGGCCGTGCACTCGGCATGGTCATGCAGCTCCCGGAGCGCGACAAGCTGTCGATGTCCCTGGAGCAGATGACCTCGCGCCTCGCCATCATGATGGGCGGCCGCGTCGCCGAAGAGCTGATCTTCGGTCGCGAGAAGGTGACCTCGGGTGCCGCCTCCGACATCGAGCAGGCCACCCGCCTTGCCCGCATGATGGTGACGCGCTGGGGCCTGTCGGAAGAGCTCGGCACGGTGTCCTACGGCGAGAACCAGGACGAAGTGTTCCTGGGCATGTCGGTGTCGCGCACGCAGAACGCCTCTGAAGCGACCGTCCAGAAGATCGACTCCGAGATCAAGCGCCTGGTCGAGGAAGGCTACAAGGAAGCAACCCGCATCCTGACCGAGAAGCACGCCGACCTCGAAGCCCTCGCTAAGGGCCTGCTCGAGTTCGAGACGCTGACCGGCGACGAGATCGTCGATCTGCTCAAGGGCAAGAAGCCGAACCGCGAGTCCGTGCTCGAGCCGGCCACGCCGCGCGCCTCCGCCGTGCCCCCGGCCGGCAAGTCGCCGCGTCCGCGGCCCGATGCGGATCCCGGCCTGGAGCCGCAGCCGCAGGCGTAA
- a CDS encoding DUF3052 family protein — MAGYSGKPVVQKLGIKPGFCIFVDGLAIAYDDVVGELPDGVRIAKAAKPPLDMVHVFAAEAKGLAAKLRSYRNAIAPDGMIWASWPKKASGITTDVTEALVRETALANGLVDIKICAVNDIWSGLKLVIPVKDRAKAAR, encoded by the coding sequence ATGGCCGGATATTCCGGCAAACCTGTTGTGCAGAAGCTCGGCATCAAGCCGGGCTTTTGTATTTTCGTGGACGGGCTTGCGATTGCCTATGACGACGTCGTCGGCGAATTGCCCGACGGCGTGCGGATCGCAAAGGCCGCCAAGCCTCCGCTCGACATGGTGCATGTGTTCGCAGCCGAGGCCAAAGGCCTCGCTGCAAAGCTGCGCAGCTACCGCAACGCGATCGCGCCCGACGGGATGATCTGGGCATCGTGGCCGAAGAAGGCGTCCGGCATCACGACCGATGTCACCGAAGCGCTGGTGCGCGAAACCGCGCTGGCGAACGGCCTCGTCGACATCAAGATCTGCGCCGTCAACGACATCTGGTCCGGCCTCAAGCTCGTGATCCCCGTGAAGGATCGGGCGAAAGCCGCGAGATAA
- a CDS encoding alpha/beta fold hydrolase gives MPLRNVVVAFLVMVSLGAAHAAPRWMNLPPTPTLPKAVQSGFAPVNGIKVWYAVFGHGEPVVLLHGGLANSNYWGHQVRALQRHYQVIVMDSRGHGRSSRNQEPYGYDLMASDVVALLDHLKIKKAAIVGWSDGAIIGLDIAMKHPERVSRLFAFAANSDPSGVADIASSDVFNAYIARAGDEYKRLSPTPTEYQGFVAEITKMWESQPKWTATDLAAIKVPTWIVDGDHDEAIKRDNTEFMAANIPGAGLLIQPAVSHFSFLQDPEQFNEDVLRFLERRDASK, from the coding sequence ATGCCGCTTCGCAATGTCGTCGTCGCATTTCTCGTGATGGTCTCACTCGGTGCGGCGCATGCGGCGCCGCGGTGGATGAACCTGCCGCCGACGCCGACCTTGCCCAAAGCGGTGCAGAGCGGCTTCGCGCCCGTCAACGGCATCAAGGTCTGGTACGCCGTGTTCGGCCACGGCGAACCGGTGGTCCTGCTGCATGGCGGTCTCGCCAATTCCAACTACTGGGGCCATCAGGTCCGCGCGCTGCAGCGGCACTATCAGGTCATCGTCATGGACAGCCGCGGCCATGGCCGCAGCAGCCGCAATCAGGAGCCTTATGGCTACGACCTGATGGCTTCCGACGTGGTCGCCCTGCTCGATCATCTCAAGATCAAAAAGGCCGCGATCGTGGGCTGGAGCGACGGGGCGATCATCGGCCTCGACATCGCCATGAAGCACCCGGAGCGGGTCAGCAGGCTGTTCGCCTTCGCGGCGAACTCGGATCCGTCGGGCGTTGCGGATATCGCCTCGAGCGACGTCTTCAACGCCTACATCGCGCGGGCCGGCGATGAGTACAAGCGCCTCTCGCCAACGCCGACCGAATATCAGGGCTTCGTCGCCGAGATTACCAAGATGTGGGAGAGCCAGCCGAAATGGACGGCCACGGATCTCGCCGCGATCAAGGTCCCGACCTGGATCGTCGATGGCGACCATGACGAGGCGATCAAGCGCGACAACACCGAGTTCATGGCCGCGAACATTCCCGGCGCCGGCCTCCTGATCCAGCCGGCGGTCAGTCACTTCTCGTTCCTGCAGGATCCCGAGCAGTTCAATGAGGATGTGCTGCGGTTTCTGGAGCGACGAGATGCGTCGAAGTAA
- a CDS encoding Flp family type IVb pilin, which translates to MKNLVSRFVKDESGATAIEYGLIAAGIALAIITVVNNLGTTLNTKFGSISSSLK; encoded by the coding sequence ATGAAGAACCTCGTTTCGCGTTTCGTGAAGGATGAATCCGGCGCCACCGCCATTGAATACGGCCTGATCGCCGCCGGCATCGCGCTGGCCATCATCACCGTCGTCAACAACCTCGGCACCACGCTGAACACCAAGTTCGGCTCGATCTCGTCCAGCCTCAAGTAA
- a CDS encoding metallophosphoesterase — protein MKNSIPALLPRGEGHQFLLYGDSCSGVPGALHEKTFGAVNAVVQRLSPQPEFIVFPGDEIIGLTPDEDALRAQWRYWFEMEMAWLDRATIPMWHTTGNHTTYDVMSETVFRAVLDLPDNGPPGQSGLSYFVRRGDLLMVFVNTLWSGLGGEGHVEIGWLEATLKAHRDVRHKLVIGHHPVFPVNGFSGAYQREIGPEYAGPFWNILVNENVLAYVCSHILAFDVQAHSGVLQICTAGAGTAHRMPEGVEYLHCIQAALDAHGLRYQVLDSDGAVRERLEWPIANPDPAQWMELPRGDADAPLSGHLPSGRSIELRLTGQSATSDAAAAQTIFTAFAPGSIAPFWLGLRGPAQTLTVIVGRDPGRSPAYWFGPDLAAGAPFDIHVAIYPDMGPGGLLYRHHDNGRWSSFNAATARGVERLSWPHRWAVGHAQGGPDDRPFKGAALSVQMAQMQR, from the coding sequence GTGAAAAACTCCATCCCCGCGCTGCTGCCGCGCGGCGAAGGTCACCAGTTTCTGCTCTACGGCGACTCCTGTTCGGGCGTTCCCGGCGCATTGCACGAAAAAACCTTCGGCGCGGTCAACGCAGTCGTTCAGCGCCTGAGCCCGCAGCCTGAATTCATTGTCTTCCCGGGTGATGAAATCATCGGCCTGACGCCGGATGAGGACGCGCTGCGCGCGCAGTGGCGATATTGGTTCGAAATGGAAATGGCATGGCTCGACCGTGCAACCATCCCGATGTGGCACACGACCGGCAACCACACGACCTACGATGTGATGAGCGAGACGGTGTTTCGCGCTGTCCTGGACCTGCCGGATAACGGGCCGCCCGGACAGTCCGGCCTGTCATACTTCGTGCGGCGCGGCGACCTCCTGATGGTGTTCGTCAACACGCTCTGGAGCGGCCTTGGTGGCGAGGGACATGTCGAGATCGGATGGCTCGAAGCGACGCTGAAAGCACATCGCGATGTCAGGCACAAGCTCGTCATCGGCCATCACCCGGTCTTCCCGGTCAACGGTTTTTCCGGCGCTTATCAACGCGAGATCGGCCCCGAATATGCAGGCCCGTTCTGGAACATCCTGGTGAACGAAAACGTGCTGGCCTACGTGTGCAGTCACATCCTGGCCTTCGACGTGCAGGCGCACAGCGGCGTCCTTCAAATCTGCACCGCAGGAGCTGGAACGGCGCACAGGATGCCGGAAGGAGTCGAATACCTCCATTGCATCCAGGCGGCGCTTGACGCGCACGGCCTACGCTATCAGGTGCTCGACAGCGACGGTGCGGTACGCGAGCGGCTGGAATGGCCGATCGCCAATCCTGATCCCGCGCAGTGGATGGAGCTGCCGCGCGGAGACGCGGATGCGCCCCTCAGCGGACATTTGCCGAGTGGACGCAGCATCGAGCTGAGACTGACAGGGCAGAGCGCGACGAGCGATGCAGCCGCGGCGCAGACGATCTTCACGGCTTTCGCACCCGGTTCGATTGCCCCGTTCTGGCTTGGACTTCGTGGCCCTGCGCAAACCCTCACAGTGATCGTCGGCCGCGATCCCGGCCGCAGTCCGGCCTATTGGTTCGGACCTGATCTGGCCGCGGGCGCTCCATTCGATATTCATGTCGCGATCTATCCGGATATGGGACCTGGCGGTCTGCTCTACCGTCACCACGACAATGGCCGTTGGTCGTCTTTCAACGCGGCGACAGCGCGCGGGGTGGAACGGCTGTCGTGGCCCCACCGCTGGGCGGTTGGTCATGCACAGGGCGGTCCCGATGACCGCCCTTTCAAAGGTGCCGCGCTGAGTGTTCAGATGGCGCAGATGCAGCGTTGA
- a CDS encoding phosphatase PAP2 family protein has product MVDTDAKTAWQLYHLNWLPIATMGGLLALGLDVTGLRLEPVAYGITLAIAACFVAIAYRHRIAKGDRADPKLIFSLGTIGQVIITCAIVGPLSYVAGKMGWPLQDQALLAIDRALGLDPEPIARFVNDHPWLGDILARGYGLIKWPLLFIPVVLALTARYVRLQLFMLAMSLALAITIAISALVPAIGTYYGLQLPAAQLPDINTAVYAGQLRDILALRDGSLHELRLFFLSGIVSFPSFHAASAVLYMWALWPVRRIGGIATALNLLMIAATPVIGAHYIIDVAAGVALAAGSIWAAKAYLVWMSRAAGPAPATSAVWQPSLAE; this is encoded by the coding sequence CGACCATGGGCGGCCTGCTGGCGCTCGGCCTCGATGTCACCGGCCTCAGGCTCGAGCCGGTCGCCTACGGCATCACGCTCGCCATCGCCGCGTGCTTCGTCGCCATCGCCTATCGTCATCGCATCGCCAAGGGCGATCGCGCCGATCCCAAGCTGATCTTCTCGCTCGGCACGATCGGCCAGGTCATCATCACCTGCGCCATCGTCGGGCCGCTCAGCTACGTCGCCGGCAAGATGGGCTGGCCGCTGCAGGACCAGGCGCTGCTCGCGATCGATCGCGCGCTCGGCCTCGATCCCGAGCCGATTGCGCGCTTCGTCAACGATCATCCCTGGCTCGGCGACATCCTCGCGCGCGGCTACGGCCTGATCAAATGGCCGCTGCTCTTCATCCCCGTCGTGCTGGCGCTGACCGCGCGTTACGTGCGGCTGCAATTGTTCATGCTGGCGATGAGCCTTGCGCTCGCGATCACCATCGCGATCTCGGCGCTGGTGCCCGCGATCGGCACCTATTACGGACTGCAATTGCCGGCCGCTCAGCTCCCCGACATCAACACCGCAGTCTACGCCGGCCAGTTGCGCGACATCCTGGCGCTGCGCGACGGCAGCCTGCACGAGCTGCGGCTGTTCTTCCTGTCCGGCATCGTCTCGTTTCCGAGCTTTCACGCCGCGTCCGCCGTGCTCTACATGTGGGCGCTGTGGCCGGTGCGGCGCATCGGCGGCATCGCCACTGCGCTCAACCTGCTGATGATCGCGGCCACGCCTGTGATCGGCGCGCATTACATCATCGACGTCGCTGCCGGTGTTGCGCTGGCGGCGGGCTCGATCTGGGCCGCGAAGGCTTATCTGGTGTGGATGAGCCGCGCGGCGGGGCCAGCGCCCGCTACGTCAGCAGTCTGGCAGCCCAGCCTCGCAGAATAA